The segment CGATACGGTCGTCGGCATCGGAACATGCTCCGGGCGGGACACCGACAAGTTTGCCAGGTTCGGGCTCACGCCGCTGCCGGGCAAAGTCGTCAGGCCGCCCCTGATCAAGGAGTGCCTCGCCAACATCGAATGCAAGGTCATCGACATCGTGACGCAGCACAACATCGTCGTCTTGGAGGGGGTTGCCGCCTACATCGATTCCGCTCGCCAGGAGAAACGCACGCTGCACGCGGTTGGTGACGGCACCTTCATCGTCGACGGGATCAAGATTGACCGGAAGAA is part of the Deltaproteobacteria bacterium HGW-Deltaproteobacteria-4 genome and harbors:
- a CDS encoding flavin reductase, producing MRKLKLSKAFTLIEPGPVVLVTTHDGEKSNIMTISWTMVLDFTPLFALTTGAWNHSFGALQRNRECVIAIPTVDLLDTVVGIGTCSGRDTDKFARFGLTPLPGKVVRPPLIKECLANIECKVIDIVTQHNIVVLEGVAAYIDSARQEKRTLHAVGDGTFIVDGIKIDRKKMMASKLPAGI